ATCGGTTTTACGGAATTTTAATTCGGGAGGAGCATCAGGTAGATGCAGTAAGTCGCGAATTGCCGAGTCTAATTCCTCAAAGCCAAATAGCCCTTCGCGATCATAAGTAACTTTGCCTTCACCAGAAATTAGTACTGTTTGGGGCACTGTTCCTTTGTAATAGTATGCTTCGTCGGCTGGGGTGTAGTTGTTTGTTTGTAAGTCCAAGCTATCAACAGGAACTGCAATCAGACTGATCGTTTTGCCATAAAACCCTTGAGCTAGATTGAGAATAGGCGAAAATCGCTTGCAGTCGGCACTGTCATCGACATAAAAAACTAACATCGAGGCTCGACCTAGCTCAAGGGATTGAGCCAAGCTAATTCTAGGTGGCACAATGGAGCCATTACCACCATAGAGCGCAAATATATTGCCATCGTATGTATCATCGGTAAGTCTAGCTTGAACGGGTTGAGTATCACCAAATACAGCTCCTAGCAATATACTTAGGCTTATACAACTTGCGATCGCTACACAAAAAATCAAATTAAAAGATCGCTTCAGCCAATTTTTCATTATCTTCAATATAAATTCTGCTACCAATCACTATAGATGCTAGCCATAACAAATTAAAAACCAGAGAGTATAAACGGCACTAAGTGCCGTTTATACTCTCTGGTTTTTTGTAAAGCGCTTAACATTTTATGAGTCGCCAAATCCGTGAGCACGAATAAGATCAAAGAACTCTTTTTTCATCGATGGATCTTGTCTGAAAGAACCGCGCACGATTGAGTTAACCATCTTGGTTTCGGGTTCTTTGACTCCTCGCCAAGTCATGCACATATGCTGTGCCTTGATCACAAAGGCAAGTCCTTTAGGTTTGATTAAATCTTCAATGGTATCAGCAACCATAATCGCCGCTTCCTCTTGAATATGGGGACGACTCATCACCCAGTCCACGATGCGATTGAATTTTGATATGCCAATTACGCGATCGCTTGGCACGATACCAATCCATGCTTGACCAACGATCGGCACAAAGTGGTGAGAGCAAGCTGAACGGACTGTAATTGGACCAAGAGTATAGATTTCGTCAAGTTCTTTGGCATTAGGAAAATCTGTAACTTTAGGCATGGGATGATAACGACCTTTGAACACTTCATCCACATACATCTTGGCTACTCGACGAGCCGTTTCTTTCGTGTTGTGATCATTTGCGGTATCAATAATTAAAGAGTCAAAAACCCCTTGCAGTTTTCCTTCAATTTCTTTTTTTAGCTCTTCCCGTTCGATCTCGCTGATGTGATGGGCGATCGTATCATTGGCAAAGAAAGGATCTCCAGCAGCGATCACACGATCACGAATAATCTGTGAAATTGCTTTTCTGCTGGGTAGAGATTCGAGGACTTTGGCAGGTTTTGAATCGTTCTCAGAGGTGTTGTTGACAGGGCGAGAAATACTGATCGTCATGGTGTGATACTTACTAGATATCTAGTGAATTAACTTAAAGATAAGAAAACCGAAAAAAATGCCGAGAAAACAGTGATTAAACATCAAAATTTTTCGCTTGAATTAAGCTAATTTCACGAGCATAAAACGGCGTTTAACTAGCAATTCAAACTATAAAATTTAATATATTCTCCCATATTCGCAGATCTACGGGAATTATTGCTTCTCTCGATAGATTGAAATTTTTCTGTCGTGGTTTAACTTTCATTAATAATTCTAGACTATTCCTTAGCTGCTATAAGTCATTATGGTTAAGTTTCAGTTAATTCCATCCTGAAGATAGATAGGGCTAATTGGTTAAGGGTTTTCCTTGAGATGCAATATCAATAGGCAAATAATTATTGATTTTTTGTGATCCACAAAATTTCTGGAAACTGATTGAGGATTCAATGAGTATAAAGAACATTTATCTGAAATTAATCTATCGTCAAAAAATTCTATAAAAACCAAAAACATTGCTAGAAGTGTTGCAAAGCAACACTTCTAGCAATGTTTTTGCTAAAATTCCAGTCTTTGCCTAGCGTCAAAGCGCTATATATCAATGCAAGAGATAGCTAGGGCAAATCAAAACCCAAAAGATGGGTGGCGGCGCTTCGCGCCACCACCCATCTTTTGGGTTTTAAATACAAAGTTTACTTTGTATTGCTATAGTTCAAAAAGCTTCTCCATTGGGCATGATCACATAGTCATTGATCATTGCATCGGCGGGAAGATTTACCAAGGTCATGATTGCATCGGCGACAGTAGCTGGGCTTAACATAGCTGCGCGATTAAAACTTGGTGGCACTTTATCACCGAGGGTATCCCATAGTGGCGTATCGACTGAGCCAGGACAGATTGCCATAA
This portion of the Pseudanabaena sp. BC1403 genome encodes:
- a CDS encoding thylakoid membrane photosystem I accumulation factor, whose amino-acid sequence is MKNWLKRSFNLIFCVAIASCISLSILLGAVFGDTQPVQARLTDDTYDGNIFALYGGNGSIVPPRISLAQSLELGRASMLVFYVDDSADCKRFSPILNLAQGFYGKTISLIAVPVDSLDLQTNNYTPADEAYYYKGTVPQTVLISGEGKVTYDREGLFGFEELDSAIRDLLHLPDAPPELKFRKTDKVINELNP
- the folE gene encoding GTP cyclohydrolase I, with protein sequence MTISISRPVNNTSENDSKPAKVLESLPSRKAISQIIRDRVIAAGDPFFANDTIAHHISEIEREELKKEIEGKLQGVFDSLIIDTANDHNTKETARRVAKMYVDEVFKGRYHPMPKVTDFPNAKELDEIYTLGPITVRSACSHHFVPIVGQAWIGIVPSDRVIGISKFNRIVDWVMSRPHIQEEAAIMVADTIEDLIKPKGLAFVIKAQHMCMTWRGVKEPETKMVNSIVRGSFRQDPSMKKEFFDLIRAHGFGDS